A segment of the Nitrosospira briensis C-128 genome:
TCAAGATTGATATCCAGCATCATCACGACAAACAGGAACAGCACCATGACTGCACCGACATATACCAATACCAGCGTGATGGCGAGAAACTCCGCCTCCAGCAACAGCCATAACCCCGCGGAAGTAAAAAAAGCCAGCACCAATAGCAATGCGGAATGTACAGGGTTACGAGCGGTGATAACGCCGAGGGCGGATGCCACCAGTACCACCGAAAAAAAATAAAAAATTATATCCGGAAAACTCATATGGGCATTTCTGTCAATTCGAAGCTATAGAGCGAACTCGCGCAGGTTAACGAGACGAAGCCCCTCATTTTCATTTTCTCCAACGAGGGGTGTGAAATGAAGCGGACAATCCGCATCTCCAAAACATGGCTTATAAAAATGGCCCCGTGCATGTCACCACGAGATTTACCGGTAGCCCGCATCCGCTGCCCTATCCTTCGCTATCTGCTCCTCATACCGGTCCCCAACCGCCAGGAGCATCTGCTTGGTATAAATCAAATCTCCGCGTTTCTCTCCGTGGTACTCCAGGATACGGGTCTCGACAATGGAATCCACGGGACAGGATTCCTCGCAGAATCCACAAAATATGCATTTTGTCAGGTCGATGTCGTACCGCGTGGTTCGGCGCGTGCCGTCATCGCGCTGCTCGGATTCTATCGTAATCGCCAGTGCTGGACACACCGCCTCACATAGTTTGCAGGCGATACAGCGCTCTTCTCCATTTGGATATCGCCTGAGCGCATGCAAACCCCTGAACCTGGGAGACTGGGGTGTTTTCTCCTCCGGGAAGTGCACGGTGATTTTACGCGCGAACATATATCTCCCGGTTAGCATCATCCCCTTGAGCAGTTCGAACAACAGGAAGGTACGGAAAAAATCCTTGATACGATTCATGGCTTTCTCCTCTCTCAGTGGAACCACAAATTAAGGGGAAACGCATTCCGGATCGACGGCGGAAATTGCATCACCAAACCGATCACCAGTATCCAGACAAGCGTGATCGGAATGAACACTTTCCAGCCCAGGCGCATAATCTGATCATAGCGGTAGCGAGGAAACGTGGCGCGGAACCAGAGAAAACAAAACAATAAAGATCCTATTTTCAATATGAGCCATATGAAGCCGGGAATCAGCGTAAATGGCGCAATATTGACCGGCGGCAGCCAGCCACCCAAAAATATGATAGCGGCGAGGGTAGCCACCAGAATCATATTGGAGTATTCCGCCAGAAAAAATACGGTGAAAGCCATGCCGGAATACTCGACGTGGAACCCGGCTACAATTTCAGACTCACCCTCGGCCACATCGAAAGGTGCGCGATTGGTTTCCGCGACACCGGAAATAAAATACACCAGAAACATGGGAAACAAGGGAATGAAGTACCAATTAAGTAAACTGCCACCCTGCTGACCCATGACGATGTCCCCGAGATTCAGGCTCTGCGACATCATCAACACACAGACCAATGCAAAACCCATTGCCAGCTCATACGATACTACCTGCGCCGCGGAGCGCATCGCGCCGAGGAACGCATATTTGGAGTTGGATGCCCAACCCGCAATGATAACTCCATAAACGCCCATGGAAGTCATGGCCAGAATATAAAGCAACCCTGCATTGATGTCCGCCAACACCACTTCCGGAGAAAATGGCACTACCGCCCAGGCTGCCAATGCAGGTGCGAATGTCAACACCGGCGCGAGCACAAACAGAACCTTGTTTGCACCGCTGGGAATGATGATTTCCTTCATCACCGCCTTAACCGCGTCAGCAATGGGCTGTGCCCAGCCGCCCAGCCAGGGAATGCCAAAGAATGTCACCCGGTTGGGGCCGACACGCATCTGCATGAAGGCGATGATCTTGCGCTCGGCGAAAGTAAGGTAAGCGACGGCGAGCATCAATGGCAGCACGATGGCGAAAATCAACAGCACGTCCTTCGCCACGACGTACAAGGCTGGGCCCCACTCCGGACCGAAAAAATTCCCGAATAATTGTTGTGCGTATTCCATCAAATTACCCTGATTTCTTCCATCACAATTTTTCCACCACGATTTCGCCGAACATGCCGCCTAACGCTGCAGTCAGAGGATGAGCGGAAGCCAGGCGCACGCAATTGGCAGGCAATTTATCGTCCCGGGCTGCAGGCAGCTCGAGCTCGCCTTCTCCCTGTCTCAGCCTGACATTGTCTCCGTCTTGTATGCCAAGCCTGCCCATGAGATCACCCCGCATCCATGCCACCGGTGCGGCTGCGTCGCGCGTGCGCTGCAGCGACTCGGCACGCCGCACGATGGGATCGGCCTGGTATATCGGTACCTCTCCGATACGCTGTATTCCGCCGCCGGTCGATTCGCCTAGCGACCCAATGTCATACAGGGAAAAACTCTTCAGATGATTATCCAAACGAGTGCTGACGTCGCTTGAGCCAGGCAGGATCTCCGCACGCACTTGCTCGGGCGTTTCATAATCAAAACCATCGACCTCCAGCATATTGCCCAACACCCGCAAGATCTTCCAGGCTGGACGCGTTTCCCCGAGCGGCGCTACAACGCCATTAAAGCTTTGCACGCGGCCCTCGATATTGATGAACGTACCCGACGTTTCAGTGAACGGCGCGCCGGGAAGCAATACATCGGCATACTTCCCCTGAAGGATGGCATGGCTTTTGTATGCGGTTATCATCACAACTAGCTCCGCCGCTTCCAGTGTTTTCACCGCTTGCCGAGGGTCGTAGCTATCCAGCTCCGGTTCCAGGTTCATCAGGATATAAGCCCGGCACGGTTCGGCCTTGATGGCTGCAGGACCGCCAACGCTCATCCCCAGCATTTGCGAAGCATTCAGGTTTTCCATTCCCGATTGAGTGTCAACGGACCCTGCCGTCGCATCACTGGCCGGAATTGCGCCGGCAATATAAGCGCCGACACTGTTGGCGGCCTCGCCTAATACACCGAATCGCGCGTCGGTAATTTGCGCGAGATGCTGTGCCAGCGTATGAATATCCGTATATTGCGGATGATGTTGAGCCAGGTTGCCGAGGAATATTGACGCGGGCTTGTTATTGATGAGGCTTGCAGCCATCGCACGCGCGGTATCGCTGACGCTGATTGCCGCCAGCGCATTTTCTACCTCGACAGGAATTTTCTTTCCGGTCGACTCGGCGGCGGCTTTCAGGACCTGCGCCAGCATCGCTGCCATTGCAGCGGGCGCGACGATAGCGCGATTCGCTATGCTGGTAAACAGATTATCGTCCACCGGATTGATCAGATTCAATTGCGCGCCCTGCTTTACCGATTGGCGCAAACGCTGCGCGAGTAACGGGTGATCCTTGCGCAGGGTGCTTCCAATGATAAGCGCCGACTTCAGCTGGGAAACTTCCGCGATGCTCATCCCGAGCCAGGGAATCCCTTGCGAACGATCCGCACGAAAATCGGATTGGCGCAGACGGTGATCCACGTTTCCGCTACCCAGTCCTCTAGCCAGCTTCTGAAGCAGGTAGAGTTCCTCCAGCGTGCTGTAAGGAGAACCCAGCGCACCGATACTCTGCGCTCCATATTTTTCTTTTGCGGCTTTCAACCCATTGGCCGCGAATTCAAGCGCGGTTTGCCAGTCACATTCCTGCCAATGGTCGCCGCGCCTTATCATCGGCTTGCGTAGACGCTCTTCCGAGTTTAATCCCTCATAGGAGAAACGATCTTTATCCGATAGCCAACACTCGTTGATTGCCTCATTTTCACGCGGCAATACCCGCATCACACGGTTCTGTTTCACCTGGACCACCAGGTTGGAACCGAGGCCGCAGTGCGGACTCACGGATTTCCTGCGAGACAACTCCCAGGTGCGTGCGGAATAGCGGAAGGGCTTACTGACGAGCGCCCCTACCGGGCAAAGATCGATCATGTTGCCCGACAACTCCGAGTCCACCGTGCTTCCCACAAACGACAGGATCTCGGCGTGTTCGCCGCGGCCGGCCATGCCCAACTCCATGATGCCTGCAATTTCCTGGCCGAAGCGTACGCAACGGGTGCAATGGATACAGCGGGTCATATCGGTGGAAATCAGCGGACCCAGATTTTTATTCGCTACTACCCGCTTGGCCTCCGTGTAGCGTGACGAACTCGCGCCATAGCCCACCGCCAGGTCTTGCAATTGGCATTCACCGCCCTGATCGCAAATGGGGCAATCCAGCGGATGATTGATGAGCAGGAACTCCATCACGCCTTTTTGCGCTGTCACCGCCTGTCCGGAGTGGGTTGAAACCTTCATGCCTTCCATCGCAGGAGTCGCACAGGCGGGCAAGGGCTTGGGCGCTTTCTCCACTTGCACCAGGCACATGCGGCAATTGGCGGCAATGGAAAGCTTCTTGTGATAGCAGAAATGAGGAATATATATACCCAGCTGATTGGCGCCGTCCATGACGGTGCCATTCTTGGGCACGGATACCGGTTTACCGTCGATTTCGAAATTGATCATGGGATAAATACTCCGCTCGGCTTAACGAGTAGACGCAGAAAGATGAGCTCATTGCCTTCATCCATGCCATTCCCCAACCGGGCTATACCAGACATTTCTTGTGCTCGATATGGTAGGCAAACTCGTCGCGAAAATGCTGAATCATGGCTCGCACCGGCATGGCGGCGGCATCACCCAATGCGCAAATGGTGCGTCCCTGGATATTATCGGCAACATTATTGAGCAGATCGAGATCCTCCATCCGCCCCTTGCCGGTTTCGATACGATGCACAACACGATAGAGCCAGCCAGTGCCTTCCCGGCAAGGCGTGCATTGGCCGCAGGATTCTTCAAAATAGAAGTATGACAGCCGTTCCAGCGCCTTCACCATGCAGGTCGTGTCATCCATGATGATGACCGCACCCGAGCCCAGCATGGACCCTGCCTTGGCAATGGAGTCATAATCCATGTCCGTCTGCATCATGATATCGCCCGGCAACACCGGCATGGATGAGCCACCGGGAATACAACCCTTCAGCTTCCGCCCGCCCCGCATGCCGCCCGCCATCTCCAGCAATGTTGCAAATGGCGTACCCATAGGCACCTCGTAATTGCCCGGCTTGTTGACATGGCCGGAAACGGAGAAAATCTTGGTGCCGCCGTTGTTGGGCTTACCCAGCTGTAAAAACTTTTCGCCCCCGTTGCGAATAATCCAGGGCACCGAGGCAAATGTCTCGGTGTTGTTGATGGTGGTGGGTTTGCCATAGAGGCCGAAGCTTGCAGGAAATGGCGGCTTGAAGCGCGGCTGGCCTTTCTTGCCCTCCAAAGACTCCAGCAGCGCCGTTTCCTCGCCGCAGATATAAGCGCCGTAACCATGATGGTTGTATAACTGGAAACTGAAATCGGAACCGAGAATATTATTCCCCAGCAATCCTGCCTCTCGCGCTTCATCCACCGCCTCTTCCATGCGCTCGTAGGTGTCCCATATTTCGCCATGGATATAGTTGTAGCCGGTCTTGATGCCCATCGCATAGGCACCGATCATCATGCCTTCGATCAGGATGTGCGGGTTGTGACGCATGATGTCGCGGTCCTTGAAGGTGCCCGGTTCACCTTCATCCGAATTGCACACCAGGTACTTGTCGCCCTCGTACTGCTTGGGCATGAAGCTCCATTTCAGTCCGGTCGGAAAACCCGCACCGCCGCGGCCGCGCAAGGCCGATTTCTTGACTTCCTCGATGACTTTTTCAGGCGGTATCTTTTCCTTCAGAATTTTTCTCAGCGCGGCATAACCCTCGCGCTGCTCATAGCTCCGGAGTCGCCAGTTGTCAGGATCGGATGGATTCACCCCGGCCAGCAGTATCTGCGTAGTCTGGGTCATTTGCTCAACTCCTCCAGCAATTGATCGATCATATCGTCGGACATGAAACTGCACATGCGTTTGTTATTGACCAGCAGTACGGGCGCATCCCCGCACGCCCCCATACATTCGCCTTCTTTCAGCGTGAATTTTCCGTCGATACTCGTTTCATTGAAACCAATGCCCAGTTTTTTCTGGATATGCGCTACCGCTTCATTGGCACCGGACAGAGCGCAAGGAAGATTCGTGCAAATGGTGATCTTGCATTTTCCCAGCGGCTGCAAATTGTACATGTTGTAAAACGTCGCCACTTCATATACCGCAATCGGCGGCATTCCAAGATAACGGGCGACAAAATCCATCGTTTCGGTAGCAAGCCACCCTTTCTCATCCTGGGCGATGGCAAGCGCCGACATCACCGCCGACTGTTTTTGATCGGAGGGATACTTGGTAAGCTCGTGGTCGATTTTTTTTATGGACTCGGCGCTTAACATCTTGATAACTGTTTAACTGTCTGTGATGTCATCTGTCTATTTCGCCAAACACAATGTCCTGCGTCCCGATGATTGCTACAACGTCGGCGATCATATGCTCGCGCGCCATTTCATCCAGCGCTGCCAGATGGGCAAAGCCCGGTGCGCGGATTTTCAGGCGATAAGGCATATTGGCGCCATCCGAAACCAGATAAATACCGAATTCACCTTTAGGATGCTCGATCGCCGCGTAGGTTTCGCCCGGCGGCACGTGGAAGCCCTCGGTAAAAAGCTTGAAATGATGGATCAATTCTTCCATATTCTGTTTCATTTCAACGCGGGCGGGCGGCGCAACCTTATGGTTATCGGTTATTACCGGGCCCGGGTTCTTGCGCAGCCAATCGACACATTGCTTGATGATGCGGTTGGACTGGCGGAATTCCTCGATTCGGACCAGGTAGCGATCATAGCAATCACCGTTGACCCCTACCGGTATGTCAAAATCCATGCGGTCATAAACTTCATACGGCTGTTTTTTCCGCAAATCCCATTCCACACCAGAACCCCGCAGCATCGGACCGGTAAAGCCCAACGCTTTGGCACGCTCCGGCGAGACTACACCAATTCCAACGAGTCGCTGCTTCCAGATCCGGTTGTCGGTAAGCAAAGTTTCATACTCATCCACATAGGTAGGAAACCGGTTGGTAAAGTCTTCGATAAAATCCAGCAACGAACCGCTACGATTTTCATTGAGCACCCTGGTGCTTTTTTCGTCATGGATTTTCGATGCCTTGTACTGCGCCATGGATTCCGGAAGATCTCGATAGACGCCACCGGGACGGTAATAAGCCGCATGCAGCCTGGCCCCCGAAACCGCCTCGTAGCAATCCATCAGGTCTTCCCGGTCGCGGAAAGCATAGAGAAACACCGTCATCGCACCCACGTCCAGCGCATGGGCGCCCAGCCATAAAAGATGGTTGAGTATTCGGGTAATTTCATCGAACATCACGCGAATATATTGCGCACGCACGGGCACCTCGAGTTGAAGCAGCTTCTCGATAGCCATCACGTAGGCGTGTTCATTGCACATCATGGAGACGTAATCCAGTCGATCCATGTACGGCACCGATTGAATATAAGTCTTGTACTCAGCCAGCTTTTCGGTCGCGCGATGAAGAAGCCCGATATGCGGATCCGCCCGTTGAACGACTTCGCCGTCCAGCTCCAGCACCAGGCGCAGCACGCCATGCGCCGCGGGATGCTGGGGGCCGAAGTTCATGGTGTAGTTACGTATCTCAGCCATGCTTCACTCGCTCTCTCCGTAATGCTCTTCGCGGATGACTCGCGGTACTATCTGGCGCGGCTCTATGCTGACGGGCTGATAGATCACGCGTTGCTGGTCGGGGTCGTAGCGCATCTCGACATTTCCGCTCAGGGGAAAATCCTTGCGAAACGGACTGCCGATAAAACCGTAGTCGGTGAGAATACGCCGCAAATCCGGATGACCCGTGAAAACGATGCCGTACAGATCGAATGCCTCACGCTCAAACCAGTTTACCGATGGCCATATATTTATTACCGAATCCAATACCGGAAATTCATCGTCATCGGCGAATATCCTGATCCTCAATCTGTGGTTATGCCTGATGGAAAGCAAGTGATAGACGGCAGCAAACCGTTTATTCATTCGTTCGCTTGTGGAGCCAAATTCCGCACCATAGGTTGAATAATCCATGCCACACAGATCAATGAGCATTTCAAAATCCAGTTCGGGATGATCGCGCAGCGTTTCCATCGTCCACAACAAGTCCGCTTGACGCACCGAAATGGTGAGCTCGCCTAATCGCTCGCTGACGCTGACAAGTTTATCGGCCAACACATCCTTGAGGCGAAAAGAGAGCGTTTCCAAACGAGAGGACGACATATATGACTCAGCGCGCGATGGTATTGGTGCGGTGTATTTTATTCTGCAACTGAATAATGCCGTAGAGCAGGGCTTCCGCTGTCGGTGGGCAACCGGGAACATAAATATCGACCGGCACAATCCGGTCGCAACCGCGAACGACGGAGTAGGAGTAATGATAATAACCACCACCGTTGGCGCAGGAACCCATGGAGATTACCCAGCGGGGTTCCGCCATTTGGTCGTACACTTTACGCAGTGCAGGCGCCATTTTATTGCACAACGTGCCCGCAACGATCATTACGTCCGATTGACGGGGACTTGGGCGGAATACGATACCGAACCGGTCGAGATCGTAACGTGAGGCCCCGGCCTGCATCATTTCCACCGCACAGCACGCAAGGCCGAAGGTCATCGGCCACATCGATCCGGTACGCCCCCAATTGATAACCGAATCCAGGCTTGTGGTAACAAAACCCTTTTCCATCGCACCGTTGTTAGCGCTCATCATCTAATCCCATTCCAACGCACCCTTGTTCCATTCGTAAATAAAGCCAACAACAAGAATGCCGAGAAAAACCATCATTGCGATAAAACCGAATAGACCAATCTCATTCAATACCACTGCCCATGGAAACAGGAATGCGATCTCCAGATCGAACAGGATGAACAGGATGGCCACGAGATAATAACGCACGTCGAATTTCATGCGGGCGTCTTCAAAGGCTTCGAAGCCACATTCATAGGGAGACAGTTTCTCGCTGTCCGGACGATTGGGCGCAAACAACCAGCCAAGCGTCATCGCCAGAATGCCGACAACAAGGCCAATCAGAATAAATAGCAGAATGGGAAAGTAATTTTCAAGCATGTGTAATCAAAAGTTAGGACCGGAACAGGTAGCCTTCATATGCCTGGCCTGATTCTCAGCCTTATTACATCAGATGGTGCCGACGGCGAGACTCGAACTCGCACAGCTTTCGCCACCGCCCCCTCAAGACGGCGTGTCTACCAATTTCACCACGTCGGCAGCCTGCTTGAGCTCTAATCTAAAGCCTAACCTGATTAGAACCCAATTTCAGCCAATTGTTCAATTAGCTCATCATTAAAACTATTCCGGGATTTCGATCGCCTTGGATGGTACCCCTTCATCCAAAGGCTTTACCGGAGCCTCCTCCGCCGGCTTGACTGATTGAGTCGGGATCGCTTTATCCATGACCCCACCCGTTTCGGTCTTGTGGCTGGAAAGATAGGTAAGCCCGAGGCTGGTAATAAAAAAAACCGCTGCCAACACGCCGGTTGTCCTGCTGAGAAAATTTGCTGAACCGCTGGCGCCAAACAAACTTCCTGATGAGCCGCTGCCAAACGCAGCACCCATATCGGCACCCTTACCGTGTTGCAGCAGAACCAGCACGATTACGCTGACAGCCGACAAGAGGTGCAGTATCCAGATGATTGTTTCCAAAACCTACTCCAAAATGAGTTAATTTTTTGCCGCGTCGCAGATGGCGATGAATTCGTCGGCAACAAGCGATGCGCCGCCGATCAACCCACCATCGATGTCGGGCATGGCGAATAGCTCAGCGGCATTATTCGCCTTTGCGCTACCGCCATAAAGAATCTGTAGACCAATGGCCACTTCGGAATTATTGGCGGCAATTCTACCGCGAATAAACGCATGTACTTCCTGGGCCTGCTCCGGCGTAGCCGTTTTACCTGTACCGATGGCCCATACCGGCTCATAAGCCAGTACCGACTTGGCAAGCGCATCAATACCCACCAATTCGATTATTGCATCCAGTTGCTCCGCCACGACTTGCTCGGTAATGGCAGCTTCACGCTGATCAAGGGTTTCGCCAATGCATAAAACGGGTGTCAAGCCAACCGACTGAGCCGCCTGAAACTTGAGTGCCACGGTATGGTTATCCTCACCATACAAGGCACGCCGTTCCGAGTGACCCACGATTACGTAGCGGCAGCCGAAATCCATCAGCATAGCCGCTGAAACTTCACCTGTGTAAGCGCCCTTGTCATATTGGCTCACGTTCTGGGCGCCCCAGCGAACATGCGTCGCCTGCAATATCGATTGTGCCTGAGACAGATAAGGATAAGGCACACACACGGCCAAACTGGTCCCGTTCATCCCTTCGGTTCCAGCGATCACCGCATTCAGCAAATCCCGGTTCTGCGCCGTCCCACCATGCATTTTCCAGTTACCCACAACCAACTTTGAACGCATAGCCATAGGAACCCGCCTTTGAACTGGAAAGCTGCGAATGTTACCCGTGAATGCATACGGGGTCAATCACGAGGCGAACAATATCACAGGGTACAAAAGCAAGAAATTTGCGAAAACGGCACGGATGAGGCAGAAAGAATAAAATGAGGGCGCACCATGGCGGCTGTTCATAGGTGCGCGAGGCTGCAGTTATCGGTCATACGGCAAAAGCGACTGATAGACCCATTCCCGATCTATCCGAAACGTCCCGTAATGTAATCTTCCGTCTGCTTGTTTTTTGGTTTGATGAAAATCGTGTCAGTAACGTCGAACTCGATAAGCTCGCCCAAATACATATAAGCGGTGTAATCCGATACGCGTGCCGCCTGCTGCATATTGTGCGTCACGATAAGGATCGTAACCTTATCCTTCAGATCGGCAATGAGCTCTTCTATGTTGGCTGTGGCAATTGGGTCAAGTGCGGAGGTGGGCTCGTCGAATAGCAGGATTTCGGGATCCGTTGCAAGTGCCCGGGCAATACACAAGCGTTGCTGCTGGCCGCCCGAAAGGTTGTAGGCAAGCTGATTCAAACGATCTTTTACTTCGCCCCAAAGCGCGGCGCCGCGCAACGCTTCTTCAACCTTCTCGTCCAGTATGGCACGCTGCCGGACACCTCGCACACGCAAGCCATACGCAACATTCTCGTAGA
Coding sequences within it:
- the nuoG gene encoding NADH-quinone oxidoreductase subunit NuoG; protein product: MINFEIDGKPVSVPKNGTVMDGANQLGIYIPHFCYHKKLSIAANCRMCLVQVEKAPKPLPACATPAMEGMKVSTHSGQAVTAQKGVMEFLLINHPLDCPICDQGGECQLQDLAVGYGASSSRYTEAKRVVANKNLGPLISTDMTRCIHCTRCVRFGQEIAGIMELGMAGRGEHAEILSFVGSTVDSELSGNMIDLCPVGALVSKPFRYSARTWELSRRKSVSPHCGLGSNLVVQVKQNRVMRVLPRENEAINECWLSDKDRFSYEGLNSEERLRKPMIRRGDHWQECDWQTALEFAANGLKAAKEKYGAQSIGALGSPYSTLEELYLLQKLARGLGSGNVDHRLRQSDFRADRSQGIPWLGMSIAEVSQLKSALIIGSTLRKDHPLLAQRLRQSVKQGAQLNLINPVDDNLFTSIANRAIVAPAAMAAMLAQVLKAAAESTGKKIPVEVENALAAISVSDTARAMAASLINNKPASIFLGNLAQHHPQYTDIHTLAQHLAQITDARFGVLGEAANSVGAYIAGAIPASDATAGSVDTQSGMENLNASQMLGMSVGGPAAIKAEPCRAYILMNLEPELDSYDPRQAVKTLEAAELVVMITAYKSHAILQGKYADVLLPGAPFTETSGTFINIEGRVQSFNGVVAPLGETRPAWKILRVLGNMLEVDGFDYETPEQVRAEILPGSSDVSTRLDNHLKSFSLYDIGSLGESTGGGIQRIGEVPIYQADPIVRRAESLQRTRDAAAPVAWMRGDLMGRLGIQDGDNVRLRQGEGELELPAARDDKLPANCVRLASAHPLTAALGGMFGEIVVEKL
- the nuoF gene encoding NADH-quinone oxidoreductase subunit NuoF translates to MTQTTQILLAGVNPSDPDNWRLRSYEQREGYAALRKILKEKIPPEKVIEEVKKSALRGRGGAGFPTGLKWSFMPKQYEGDKYLVCNSDEGEPGTFKDRDIMRHNPHILIEGMMIGAYAMGIKTGYNYIHGEIWDTYERMEEAVDEAREAGLLGNNILGSDFSFQLYNHHGYGAYICGEETALLESLEGKKGQPRFKPPFPASFGLYGKPTTINNTETFASVPWIIRNGGEKFLQLGKPNNGGTKIFSVSGHVNKPGNYEVPMGTPFATLLEMAGGMRGGRKLKGCIPGGSSMPVLPGDIMMQTDMDYDSIAKAGSMLGSGAVIIMDDTTCMVKALERLSYFYFEESCGQCTPCREGTGWLYRVVHRIETGKGRMEDLDLLNNVADNIQGRTICALGDAAAMPVRAMIQHFRDEFAYHIEHKKCLV
- the secG gene encoding preprotein translocase subunit SecG, coding for METIIWILHLLSAVSVIVLVLLQHGKGADMGAAFGSGSSGSLFGASGSANFLSRTTGVLAAVFFITSLGLTYLSSHKTETGGVMDKAIPTQSVKPAEEAPVKPLDEGVPSKAIEIPE
- a CDS encoding NADH-quinone oxidoreductase subunit C produces the protein MSSSRLETLSFRLKDVLADKLVSVSERLGELTISVRQADLLWTMETLRDHPELDFEMLIDLCGMDYSTYGAEFGSTSERMNKRFAAVYHLLSIRHNHRLRIRIFADDDEFPVLDSVINIWPSVNWFEREAFDLYGIVFTGHPDLRRILTDYGFIGSPFRKDFPLSGNVEMRYDPDQQRVIYQPVSIEPRQIVPRVIREEHYGESE
- the pstB gene encoding phosphate ABC transporter ATP-binding protein PstB, with translation MVENSAVEHLGLDAAPVRYKSEVRNLSFYYGAFSALKNINMVLHEKQVTALIGPSGCGKSTFLRCFNRMHDLYPGNRYVGDIILHPDNVNILSRSVDPIEVRMRISMVFQKPNPFPKSIYENVAYGLRVRGVRQRAILDEKVEEALRGAALWGEVKDRLNQLAYNLSGGQQQRLCIARALATDPEILLFDEPTSALDPIATANIEELIADLKDKVTILIVTHNMQQAARVSDYTAYMYLGELIEFDVTDTIFIKPKNKQTEDYITGRFG
- the tpiA gene encoding triose-phosphate isomerase codes for the protein MRSKLVVGNWKMHGGTAQNRDLLNAVIAGTEGMNGTSLAVCVPYPYLSQAQSILQATHVRWGAQNVSQYDKGAYTGEVSAAMLMDFGCRYVIVGHSERRALYGEDNHTVALKFQAAQSVGLTPVLCIGETLDQREAAITEQVVAEQLDAIIELVGIDALAKSVLAYEPVWAIGTGKTATPEQAQEVHAFIRGRIAANNSEVAIGLQILYGGSAKANNAAELFAMPDIDGGLIGGASLVADEFIAICDAAKN
- a CDS encoding NADH-quinone oxidoreductase subunit A, which translates into the protein MLENYFPILLFILIGLVVGILAMTLGWLFAPNRPDSEKLSPYECGFEAFEDARMKFDVRYYLVAILFILFDLEIAFLFPWAVVLNEIGLFGFIAMMVFLGILVVGFIYEWNKGALEWD
- the nuoI gene encoding NADH-quinone oxidoreductase subunit NuoI, which codes for MNRIKDFFRTFLLFELLKGMMLTGRYMFARKITVHFPEEKTPQSPRFRGLHALRRYPNGEERCIACKLCEAVCPALAITIESEQRDDGTRRTTRYDIDLTKCIFCGFCEESCPVDSIVETRILEYHGEKRGDLIYTKQMLLAVGDRYEEQIAKDRAADAGYR
- a CDS encoding NuoB/complex I 20 kDa subunit family protein, coding for MSANNGAMEKGFVTTSLDSVINWGRTGSMWPMTFGLACCAVEMMQAGASRYDLDRFGIVFRPSPRQSDVMIVAGTLCNKMAPALRKVYDQMAEPRWVISMGSCANGGGYYHYSYSVVRGCDRIVPVDIYVPGCPPTAEALLYGIIQLQNKIHRTNTIAR
- a CDS encoding NADH-quinone oxidoreductase subunit D, whose protein sequence is MAEIRNYTMNFGPQHPAAHGVLRLVLELDGEVVQRADPHIGLLHRATEKLAEYKTYIQSVPYMDRLDYVSMMCNEHAYVMAIEKLLQLEVPVRAQYIRVMFDEITRILNHLLWLGAHALDVGAMTVFLYAFRDREDLMDCYEAVSGARLHAAYYRPGGVYRDLPESMAQYKASKIHDEKSTRVLNENRSGSLLDFIEDFTNRFPTYVDEYETLLTDNRIWKQRLVGIGVVSPERAKALGFTGPMLRGSGVEWDLRKKQPYEVYDRMDFDIPVGVNGDCYDRYLVRIEEFRQSNRIIKQCVDWLRKNPGPVITDNHKVAPPARVEMKQNMEELIHHFKLFTEGFHVPPGETYAAIEHPKGEFGIYLVSDGANMPYRLKIRAPGFAHLAALDEMAREHMIADVVAIIGTQDIVFGEIDR
- the nuoE gene encoding NADH-quinone oxidoreductase subunit NuoE — encoded protein: MLSAESIKKIDHELTKYPSDQKQSAVMSALAIAQDEKGWLATETMDFVARYLGMPPIAVYEVATFYNMYNLQPLGKCKITICTNLPCALSGANEAVAHIQKKLGIGFNETSIDGKFTLKEGECMGACGDAPVLLVNNKRMCSFMSDDMIDQLLEELSK
- the nuoH gene encoding NADH-quinone oxidoreductase subunit NuoH → MEYAQQLFGNFFGPEWGPALYVVAKDVLLIFAIVLPLMLAVAYLTFAERKIIAFMQMRVGPNRVTFFGIPWLGGWAQPIADAVKAVMKEIIIPSGANKVLFVLAPVLTFAPALAAWAVVPFSPEVVLADINAGLLYILAMTSMGVYGVIIAGWASNSKYAFLGAMRSAAQVVSYELAMGFALVCVLMMSQSLNLGDIVMGQQGGSLLNWYFIPLFPMFLVYFISGVAETNRAPFDVAEGESEIVAGFHVEYSGMAFTVFFLAEYSNMILVATLAAIIFLGGWLPPVNIAPFTLIPGFIWLILKIGSLLFCFLWFRATFPRYRYDQIMRLGWKVFIPITLVWILVIGLVMQFPPSIRNAFPLNLWFH